From a single Kitasatospora azatica KCTC 9699 genomic region:
- a CDS encoding LysR family transcriptional regulator, which yields MDLRQMEVVVAVAEEGGFSAAARRLHVVQSAVSTTVRALERELGASLFHRSTHRVSVTPAGQAFLPAARATLQAAEQARAAVDLAKGELRGEITIGVMQGLYTGLAEALAAFRHQHPQVTVRLRQASADDLLRALRDGTTDVAVVALARPQQRGLAVSVLKEEEMVLIAAPSRAVEPERPVTLAEVAGLPLVEFPVGWAIRHSVDRAFRTALVDRAATFEVNDILSATDLVRQDLGVCIMPESLAARFPDLTARRFAQNAPTWKVMVVHPRGQVSPAVTALQPSLSALGETSALSG from the coding sequence ATGGATCTTCGGCAGATGGAGGTCGTCGTCGCGGTCGCCGAGGAGGGCGGCTTCAGCGCGGCGGCGCGGCGCCTGCACGTGGTGCAGTCCGCGGTGTCCACCACGGTGCGCGCCCTTGAGCGCGAGCTGGGCGCATCGCTGTTCCACCGCAGCACCCACCGGGTGTCCGTCACCCCGGCGGGCCAGGCGTTCCTCCCAGCCGCCCGTGCCACGCTACAGGCCGCCGAACAGGCCCGGGCCGCCGTTGACTTGGCCAAAGGAGAGCTCCGGGGGGAGATCACGATCGGCGTCATGCAGGGTCTCTACACGGGCCTCGCCGAGGCGCTGGCCGCCTTCCGTCACCAGCATCCGCAGGTGACGGTCAGGCTTCGCCAGGCATCGGCGGACGACCTCCTGCGGGCACTGCGCGACGGCACCACGGATGTGGCCGTCGTGGCGCTGGCCCGCCCGCAGCAGCGAGGACTGGCCGTAAGCGTGCTGAAGGAGGAGGAGATGGTCCTGATCGCGGCGCCGAGCCGCGCCGTGGAACCCGAGCGACCGGTCACCCTCGCCGAGGTGGCCGGCCTACCACTGGTGGAATTCCCCGTCGGCTGGGCGATCCGGCACTCGGTCGACCGTGCCTTTCGTACAGCCCTCGTCGACCGTGCCGCCACCTTCGAGGTCAACGACATTCTGAGCGCCACCGACCTGGTCCGCCAGGACTTGGGTGTGTGCATCATGCCGGAATCCCTGGCCGCCCGCTTTCCCGACCTGACGGCACGCCGGTTCGCCCAGAACGCACCGACCTGGAAGGTGATGGTGGTGCATCCCCGTGGGCAGGTGTCTCCGGCCGTCACCGCGCTGCAGCCCTCTCTGTCAGCCTTGGGTGAGACGTCCGCCTTGTCGGGTTAG
- a CDS encoding isochorismatase family protein produces MSSNNGLIDPADAAVLLVDHQSGLLQIVNHTNVRELRNNVAVLAKAATLAGAPVIATASVPEGPNGPLIPEVFENAPKATYVQRHGEINAWDVEGFRRAVEQTGRRTLLVAGIMTSVCVVEPALSALAEGYDVYAVIDASGTYSDEAQRISIERLSRAGVKVVDVLGVAAELQKTWAREDWADWGGVYASVSPGYAAVMESVGRAQAEATGGEATGAEVKWARARGQLA; encoded by the coding sequence ATGTCGAGCAACAACGGCCTCATCGACCCCGCGGACGCGGCGGTACTGCTGGTGGACCACCAGAGCGGTCTGCTGCAGATCGTCAACCACACCAACGTCCGTGAGCTGCGCAACAACGTGGCCGTACTGGCCAAGGCCGCCACCCTGGCCGGCGCCCCGGTGATCGCCACCGCGTCCGTCCCCGAGGGCCCGAACGGCCCGCTGATCCCGGAGGTGTTCGAGAACGCGCCTAAGGCGACGTACGTCCAGCGTCATGGCGAGATCAACGCGTGGGACGTGGAGGGCTTCCGCCGCGCCGTCGAGCAGACCGGCCGCCGTACGCTCCTCGTCGCCGGCATCATGACCAGCGTCTGCGTCGTGGAGCCCGCGCTGTCGGCCCTCGCCGAGGGATACGACGTGTACGCCGTCATCGACGCCTCCGGCACCTACTCCGACGAAGCTCAGCGGATCTCGATCGAGCGCTTGAGCCGGGCCGGCGTCAAGGTCGTCGACGTCCTCGGCGTAGCGGCCGAGCTGCAGAAGACCTGGGCCCGCGAAGACTGGGCCGACTGGGGCGGCGTCTACGCGAGTGTCAGCCCGGGCTACGCCGCCGTCATGGAGTCGGTGGGCCGCGCCCAGGCGGAGGCCACCGGCGGCGAGGCCACCGGGGCCGAGGTCAAGTGGGCTCGGGCACGCGGCCAGCTGGCCTGA
- a CDS encoding MFS transporter, producing MAFSTVPTPLYPLYQAREGFSTFTVTIVFAVYAIGVLTSLLLAGHVSDWVGRRKVMITALTVELVAAALLLTEPSLPVLLLARLVTGLGVGMLTATATAHLHELHSAHRPGTSSQRFEIVSTAANIGGLGFGPLVAGLLAQYLDAPLRLPYLVFGALLLISIAAVALTPETVKKQPVRPAYRPQRVSADHGDPAGYVAAAAAGFASFAVFGLFTSLAPGFVSHTLHHPSRALAGLIVFAVFGAAAVAQTLTGRLDAKIRRNIGLFAQAAGVAALAVGTRTASLPVFLAAGIVAGIGAGVLFKSAVGTVVAMATPAKRGEALAGLFLISYLGLALPAIGLGIATLYTTVTAAMTWFTGVLLILLTTAGVLARRPGGTG from the coding sequence ATGGCGTTCTCCACCGTCCCGACGCCGCTGTACCCCCTCTACCAGGCACGGGAGGGGTTCTCCACGTTCACGGTCACGATCGTCTTCGCCGTCTACGCCATCGGTGTACTGACCAGCCTGCTGCTGGCCGGGCACGTCTCGGACTGGGTCGGCCGAAGGAAGGTCATGATCACGGCGCTGACGGTGGAACTGGTCGCCGCCGCGCTGCTCCTCACCGAACCGTCCCTGCCGGTCCTCCTCCTCGCCAGGCTGGTCACCGGCCTCGGTGTCGGCATGCTCACCGCGACCGCCACCGCGCACCTGCACGAACTCCACAGCGCGCACCGCCCCGGCACCTCGTCGCAGCGCTTCGAGATCGTCTCCACCGCGGCCAACATCGGCGGCCTCGGCTTCGGCCCGCTCGTCGCCGGCCTCCTCGCCCAGTACCTCGACGCGCCGCTGCGCCTGCCCTACCTCGTCTTCGGCGCCCTGCTGCTGATCAGCATCGCCGCGGTCGCGCTCACCCCCGAGACAGTCAAGAAGCAGCCCGTCAGGCCGGCGTACCGCCCGCAGCGCGTCAGCGCCGACCACGGCGACCCGGCCGGATACGTGGCCGCCGCAGCCGCGGGCTTCGCGTCCTTCGCGGTCTTCGGCCTGTTCACTTCGCTGGCCCCCGGGTTCGTCAGCCACACCCTGCACCACCCGTCCCGCGCACTGGCCGGGCTGATCGTGTTCGCCGTGTTCGGTGCCGCCGCGGTGGCCCAGACGCTCACCGGCCGACTCGACGCCAAGATACGCAGGAACATCGGCCTGTTCGCCCAGGCGGCCGGGGTGGCCGCACTCGCCGTCGGCACGCGCACCGCCAGCCTCCCCGTGTTCCTGGCGGCCGGCATCGTGGCCGGCATCGGCGCCGGAGTGCTGTTCAAGTCCGCGGTCGGCACCGTCGTCGCCATGGCCACGCCGGCCAAACGCGGCGAAGCTCTCGCCGGGCTCTTCCTCATCTCCTACCTGGGCCTCGCCCTGCCCGCGATCGGCCTCGGCATCGCCACCCTCTACACCACCGTGACCGCCGCGATGACGTGGTTCACCGGTGTCCTGCTCATCCTGCTCACCACGGCGGGTGTGCTCGCCCGCCGCCCCGGCGGCACCGGCTGA
- a CDS encoding sigma-70 family RNA polymerase sigma factor has translation MAANLIEKAQAGDDEAFRELTEPYLRELQVHCYRMLGSFQDAEDALQATLLAAWQGLGGFQGRASLRVWLYRIATNRCLDARRAAGRRLGREWDVPGVEMPEPTRLGEVVWLQPFPDLPEDAIATTPGPESRYEQTEAVSLAFVTAVQLLPPRQLAVLILRDVLGFRASEVSEMLDATVESVNSALKRARAALHRRQPRDIADVAPAPAVGSRAEDALVAKFVRAWECADLDALVALLTDDVFMAMPPMPFEYQGRDVVAGFCAALFDAGRRFDLVPTRANGQPAFGAYLRNPTGVSHGVGLYVLTLSGDRIRTMTRFENSVLPWFGLPRSLPSRS, from the coding sequence ATGGCGGCGAATCTGATCGAGAAGGCGCAGGCCGGGGACGACGAGGCCTTCCGGGAACTGACCGAGCCGTACCTCCGAGAGCTGCAGGTGCACTGCTATCGGATGCTCGGCTCTTTCCAGGACGCCGAGGACGCCCTCCAGGCCACGTTGCTGGCTGCCTGGCAGGGCCTCGGCGGCTTCCAGGGACGTGCGTCCCTCCGGGTCTGGCTGTACCGGATCGCCACCAACCGGTGCCTCGACGCGCGCCGCGCCGCAGGTCGGCGCCTGGGTAGGGAGTGGGACGTGCCCGGGGTCGAGATGCCCGAACCGACCCGGCTCGGCGAGGTCGTGTGGCTGCAGCCGTTTCCTGATCTGCCGGAGGACGCGATCGCGACGACGCCTGGCCCCGAAAGTCGGTACGAGCAGACCGAGGCCGTCTCCCTGGCCTTCGTCACCGCGGTGCAGCTCCTGCCGCCGCGCCAGCTCGCCGTCCTGATCCTGCGCGACGTCCTCGGTTTCCGAGCGAGCGAGGTGTCCGAGATGCTCGACGCGACGGTTGAGTCGGTCAACAGCGCCCTCAAGCGGGCACGCGCGGCGCTTCACCGTCGACAGCCCCGGGACATCGCCGACGTCGCGCCGGCGCCGGCTGTCGGGTCGCGGGCCGAAGACGCGCTCGTGGCGAAGTTCGTCCGCGCTTGGGAGTGCGCCGATCTCGATGCCCTCGTCGCGCTGCTGACCGACGACGTCTTCATGGCGATGCCGCCGATGCCCTTCGAATACCAGGGCCGGGATGTCGTGGCTGGCTTCTGCGCCGCCCTCTTCGATGCGGGCCGCAGGTTCGATCTCGTTCCCACGCGAGCCAACGGCCAGCCGGCGTTCGGGGCCTACCTGCGCAACCCGACCGGTGTCAGTCACGGCGTCGGCCTCTACGTCCTCACGCTCTCAGGGGATCGGATCCGCACGATGACCCGTTTCGAGAACAGCGTGCTGCCATGGTTCGGGCTTCCACGGTCGCTCCCGAGCCGTTCCTAG
- a CDS encoding dihydrofolate reductase family protein, with the protein MGKIVMSGPQNMSLDGVVQDPDGKEGFRVGGWFLEYGEGLEAWSRVALDDALGAEAWLLGRRSYAYFGERWRPRTGQLADKLNSMPKYVVSSTLTEPDWNNTTILKGDIVTEVSKLKEELDGEIVIPASYQLGHTLIEHDLVDEVRLVVFPVVLGAGERFFGETTGKKPLCLVDVKTIGDGLVSLTYQFLPGRG; encoded by the coding sequence ATGGGAAAGATCGTGATGAGCGGTCCGCAGAACATGTCGCTCGACGGGGTGGTGCAGGATCCGGACGGCAAGGAGGGCTTCAGGGTCGGCGGCTGGTTCCTCGAGTACGGCGAGGGACTCGAGGCATGGAGCAGAGTCGCCCTCGACGACGCGCTCGGCGCCGAGGCGTGGCTGTTGGGCCGCCGCAGCTACGCCTACTTCGGGGAGCGCTGGCGGCCCCGCACCGGCCAGCTCGCGGACAAGTTGAACAGCATGCCGAAGTACGTCGTGTCGTCGACCCTCACTGAGCCCGACTGGAACAACACGACGATCCTCAAGGGTGACATCGTGACCGAGGTCTCGAAGCTGAAGGAGGAGTTGGACGGCGAGATCGTCATCCCCGCCAGCTATCAGCTCGGGCACACGCTGATCGAGCACGACCTCGTCGACGAGGTGCGGCTCGTCGTCTTCCCGGTGGTACTCGGGGCTGGAGAGCGGTTCTTCGGCGAGACCACCGGCAAGAAGCCGCTGTGCCTCGTCGACGTCAAGACCATCGGCGACGGCCTCGTCTCCCTGACCTACCAGTTCCTCCCAGGACGCGGCTGA
- a CDS encoding RICIN domain-containing protein: MAIGIRLPRGFAVLGAALLAAAAVPLTASSAAAASPICLSGKLQYDYQSAEAGTGKPTMTKPVRNANVQLWGREKSTDTPHQLTADYQYTGVNDGGFNLCYTPTSTTSMSSIWVRSRTESTKLWKVSDTTGTPYTLDSPTLTNVAASTSVGTLKPSADTARAWHAFDTVNLLWWYRNNPTSDCWSTHEPNSNACTELNVQWSANSADGPYYDLAGTVHLSAADPDSEHTVLHESGHFLMHRLYNGRWPAITNCSPHYINLASSGTCAWAEGFADSTAAYLLGDHRYVWPNGSSYSFTYTTGWNTGDQVQGNVDGSLLDLWNNLDDGWNSTINVMAAQTPSTFAEYFKTDRPTANPPLATTATALTYLAAHAINYGPTIVGDGRTHALSNSGGMALERADQCGTSGSSPAILNTYDPTRAKQQWTLRAYPNGTAKLIDGCPDALVLTAPTTAGGQATLRAVNSSNPYQDWQVTQNASGTLTITNPATGYSLDSAAVTLGAAVTANPAANANTQNWAALT, from the coding sequence GTGGCCATCGGAATTCGCCTGCCGCGCGGCTTCGCCGTCCTGGGCGCCGCCCTGCTCGCCGCCGCCGCCGTTCCGCTGACGGCGTCCAGCGCCGCGGCGGCGTCCCCCATCTGCCTGAGCGGCAAGCTCCAGTACGACTACCAGTCGGCCGAAGCCGGCACGGGCAAGCCCACGATGACCAAGCCGGTCCGCAACGCGAACGTCCAGCTGTGGGGCAGGGAGAAGTCCACCGACACCCCGCACCAGCTCACCGCCGACTACCAGTACACCGGCGTCAACGACGGCGGCTTCAACCTCTGCTACACGCCCACCTCCACCACGTCGATGAGCAGCATCTGGGTGCGGTCCCGCACCGAGAGCACCAAGCTGTGGAAGGTCAGCGACACCACCGGCACCCCCTACACCCTGGACTCGCCGACCCTGACCAACGTCGCCGCCAGCACCTCCGTCGGCACCCTCAAACCGTCCGCCGACACCGCGCGGGCCTGGCACGCCTTCGATACCGTCAACCTCCTGTGGTGGTACCGCAACAACCCCACCAGCGACTGCTGGTCCACCCACGAGCCGAACAGCAACGCCTGCACCGAGCTCAACGTCCAGTGGAGCGCCAACTCGGCCGACGGTCCGTACTACGACCTGGCGGGCACCGTCCACCTGTCCGCCGCCGACCCCGACTCCGAGCACACCGTGCTCCACGAGTCCGGCCACTTCCTCATGCACCGCCTGTACAACGGACGGTGGCCGGCCATCACCAACTGCAGCCCGCACTACATCAACCTGGCCAGCTCCGGCACCTGCGCCTGGGCGGAAGGCTTCGCCGACTCCACCGCCGCCTACCTCCTCGGGGACCACCGCTACGTGTGGCCCAACGGCAGCAGCTACAGCTTCACCTACACCACCGGCTGGAACACCGGGGACCAGGTCCAAGGCAACGTGGACGGCTCACTGCTCGACCTGTGGAACAACCTCGACGACGGCTGGAACAGCACCATCAACGTGATGGCCGCGCAGACGCCCTCCACCTTCGCCGAGTACTTCAAGACCGACCGGCCCACGGCCAACCCCCCGCTCGCCACCACCGCAACCGCGCTCACCTACCTGGCCGCCCACGCCATCAACTACGGCCCCACCATCGTGGGCGACGGCCGGACCCACGCCCTCTCCAACAGCGGTGGGATGGCCCTGGAACGTGCCGACCAGTGCGGCACCTCCGGCAGCTCCCCCGCCATCCTCAACACCTACGACCCCACGCGCGCCAAGCAGCAGTGGACGCTGCGGGCGTATCCGAACGGCACCGCGAAGCTCATCGACGGCTGCCCGGACGCCCTGGTGCTGACCGCGCCCACCACCGCCGGCGGCCAGGCCACCCTACGGGCCGTCAACTCCTCCAACCCCTACCAGGACTGGCAGGTCACCCAGAACGCCAGCGGCACCCTGACGATCACCAACCCGGCGACCGGATACTCCCTCGACAGCGCCGCCGTCACCCTCGGCGCCGCCGTCACCGCCAACCCGGCCGCCAACGCCAACACCCAGAACTGGGCCGCCCTCACCTGA
- a CDS encoding MFS transporter, which translates to MRAVRGAACQDGARSPRTARWTCIITAIAGFVCGLDHLIVTAALPVLRTDLRLDAHELGWLVNAFTLTLAVLPLPAAVLGERYGRRRVFTAGLALFTAGSTLAALAPGVRPLLVSRVVQGTGAALIQPLSLTLLTDAVSERRRGLALGLWGAVIGVAVALGPLVGGAVMACGSWRGIFWLNVPIGCALLPLARGRLRESRGTHARLDLLGTALAGLGLLGILLAVTGTGLGDGNTPLRIAVATAGTALLGCFLAWQHRAQAPLLDPALLRDRYFTALNSAGFLLHAGVFGAVFLLAQFLQTVQGQTPLQAGLHMLPWTAMPLLVAPLAGRWADRHARALTATGLGLSALGLAWLATTAVPDVAYPTQVPGLLAGGIGMALFFTPSAHLLMTRAGPAQQGPAAGVNSALRETGGVLGVAVGSTVFSVCGSYRSGSDFVAGLVPTLWGGAALLTLAASIMLLWTRQTTARRFEVAHVDRRSDERQEALAATGDRSVYSVNGPARPASGRPRGADQVPAARPGVRRSCL; encoded by the coding sequence GTGAGGGCAGTTCGAGGCGCGGCTTGCCAGGACGGCGCACGAAGCCCACGAACTGCCCGGTGGACCTGCATCATCACCGCGATCGCCGGATTCGTATGCGGCCTCGACCACCTCATCGTCACCGCTGCCCTGCCGGTCCTTCGCACCGACCTGCGACTCGATGCCCATGAGCTGGGCTGGCTGGTCAACGCCTTCACACTCACCCTGGCCGTGCTCCCGCTGCCGGCCGCGGTCCTCGGCGAGCGCTACGGTCGCCGGCGAGTCTTCACCGCCGGGCTGGCCTTGTTCACCGCCGGCTCGACTCTCGCGGCCCTGGCACCGGGGGTCAGGCCGCTGCTGGTGTCCCGTGTCGTGCAAGGCACGGGCGCGGCCCTGATTCAGCCGCTGAGCCTGACCCTGCTGACCGACGCCGTCTCAGAGCGACGGCGCGGGCTCGCCCTGGGCCTGTGGGGCGCGGTAATCGGGGTGGCCGTAGCGCTCGGCCCGCTGGTCGGTGGAGCGGTCATGGCGTGCGGGTCGTGGCGTGGGATCTTCTGGCTGAACGTCCCGATCGGCTGCGCGCTGCTGCCACTCGCCAGAGGGCGGCTGCGCGAGAGCCGGGGCACGCACGCCCGACTCGACCTGCTCGGGACCGCCCTGGCCGGCCTCGGCCTGCTCGGCATCCTCCTGGCGGTGACGGGAACCGGCCTGGGCGATGGCAACACCCCACTGCGCATCGCCGTCGCCACAGCCGGCACCGCCCTGCTGGGCTGCTTCCTCGCCTGGCAGCATCGCGCCCAAGCCCCGCTCCTGGATCCCGCCCTGCTACGCGACCGGTACTTCACCGCCCTCAACTCGGCCGGCTTCCTCCTGCACGCCGGAGTTTTCGGCGCGGTCTTCCTACTCGCCCAGTTCCTCCAGACCGTGCAGGGACAAACTCCGCTGCAGGCCGGGCTGCACATGCTGCCGTGGACAGCCATGCCACTGCTGGTGGCCCCGCTGGCCGGCCGATGGGCCGACCGCCACGCCAGGGCCCTGACAGCCACAGGACTGGGACTCAGCGCCCTCGGCCTGGCCTGGCTCGCCACGACCGCCGTACCCGACGTCGCCTACCCCACCCAGGTCCCAGGACTGCTCGCTGGCGGAATCGGCATGGCCCTCTTCTTCACCCCCTCCGCCCACCTACTGATGACCCGCGCAGGCCCGGCCCAGCAGGGCCCCGCAGCCGGCGTGAACAGCGCCCTACGGGAGACCGGAGGCGTCCTCGGAGTCGCCGTCGGCTCCACCGTGTTCTCCGTCTGCGGGAGTTACCGCAGCGGATCCGACTTCGTCGCCGGCCTGGTACCGACGCTATGGGGCGGGGCCGCGCTGCTCACCTTGGCCGCCTCGATCATGCTTCTCTGGACACGCCAGACCACTGCGCGCAGGTTCGAGGTTGCGCACGTCGACCGGCGCAGTGACGAGCGCCAGGAGGCCCTGGCTGCTACTGGTGACCGGTCTGTGTACAGCGTGAATGGACCGGCACGACCAGCTTCTGGCCGCCCGCGCGGCGCCGACCAGGTTCCGGCAGCCCGCCCCGGGGTGCGCCGCAGCTGCCTCTGA
- a CDS encoding SGNH/GDSL hydrolase family protein, with the protein MLRNPLWDGSGVPDPQGLRGPTHGEPLRLAVLGDSSAVTVGVTRVEQTVAAVLADALAAGLDCPVEVQVEARAGATTASMSRQIRTVAAQEPGVAIVQIGGNDVFLPVSLRRTAARLAGHVERLRAGGWQVVVTSCPDVSAARAVRRWARPLGRRRSKRLASLQTAAALRAGAAVVSLTAPEFRSHPRALYCPDGFHPSPDGYRLYQNRALPAILTAGHAHRYRTSSSPCPSGPPSEPGYLGDHAYDLSVPEAMREIHRRPGASFFPRTSPTGELSVRCVPWQSASRPAAPPVHNPAAQAAVR; encoded by the coding sequence GTGCTGCGCAACCCCCTGTGGGACGGCTCGGGCGTGCCCGACCCGCAGGGGCTGCGCGGCCCAACCCACGGAGAACCGCTTCGGCTGGCGGTGCTCGGCGACTCCTCCGCCGTCACGGTCGGGGTGACCCGGGTCGAGCAGACCGTCGCCGCCGTCCTGGCCGACGCACTGGCAGCGGGCCTGGACTGCCCGGTCGAGGTCCAGGTGGAAGCCCGGGCCGGCGCCACCACCGCCTCGATGAGCCGCCAGATTCGCACGGTGGCGGCGCAGGAGCCGGGAGTGGCGATCGTCCAGATCGGCGGCAACGACGTGTTTCTCCCGGTGAGCCTGCGCCGCACCGCGGCCCGGCTCGCCGGCCATGTCGAGCGCCTGCGGGCCGGCGGCTGGCAGGTGGTGGTCACCTCCTGCCCTGACGTATCAGCGGCGCGAGCGGTACGCCGCTGGGCCCGCCCGCTGGGCCGACGGAGGTCCAAGCGGCTCGCGAGTCTGCAGACCGCCGCCGCACTGCGGGCCGGGGCGGCGGTGGTGTCGCTGACAGCACCGGAGTTCCGCAGCCACCCGCGAGCGCTCTACTGCCCGGATGGCTTCCACCCCTCACCGGACGGCTACCGCCTCTATCAGAACCGCGCCCTGCCCGCGATCCTGACGGCAGGCCACGCCCACCGATACCGGACATCCTCTTCCCCCTGCCCCTCCGGCCCGCCGAGCGAGCCCGGCTACCTCGGCGACCACGCCTACGACCTGAGCGTGCCGGAGGCGATGCGAGAGATCCACCGCCGACCGGGAGCATCGTTCTTCCCGCGGACCAGCCCAACCGGCGAGCTTTCCGTCCGCTGCGTCCCCTGGCAGTCGGCCTCCCGACCCGCAGCACCGCCGGTTCATAACCCGGCCGCGCAGGCCGCCGTCCGGTGA